One genomic window of Polyangium aurulentum includes the following:
- a CDS encoding VOC family protein, with product MPVQKATPYLFFNGTAEKALQHYKQALGAKIEGLMRYGEMPDVETSTPEDARRVVHAYVRIGGAELMASDTPAGKTTPAGSKVEVCLDYDDVEEMARHFEALAAGGKVTMGLHDTFWGAKFGALVDAYGIHWMFNCTQKKS from the coding sequence ATGCCGGTACAGAAAGCCACTCCCTATCTCTTCTTCAACGGGACCGCGGAGAAGGCGCTCCAGCACTACAAGCAGGCGCTCGGGGCCAAGATCGAGGGCCTCATGCGCTACGGCGAGATGCCAGACGTCGAGACGAGCACCCCCGAGGACGCGCGCCGAGTGGTGCACGCGTACGTGCGCATTGGTGGGGCGGAGCTGATGGCCAGCGACACCCCCGCCGGGAAGACCACCCCGGCGGGCAGCAAGGTGGAGGTGTGCCTGGACTACGACGACGTGGAGGAGATGGCCCGGCACTTCGAGGCACTCGCCGCGGGAGGCAAGGTCACGATGGGCCTCCACGATACGTTCTGGGGCGCGAAGTTCGGCGCTTTGGTCGACGCCTACGGCATTCACTGGATGTTCAACTGCACCCAGAAAAAGAGCTGA